The following proteins come from a genomic window of Rattus norvegicus strain BN/NHsdMcwi chromosome 8, GRCr8, whole genome shotgun sequence:
- the LOC100912347 gene encoding RNA polymerase-associated protein LEO1-like, with translation MDLFGEIDDVSSESDEDQRAPAPRRPVSTAGTCGVPQNQQVERRISETRVRIAVPSIKSDLGNELYFVKLPRFLRIEPKPFDPQHYEDEFDDEKELYEEDKTRLKLKVENTIRWRMCRDQEGSKTKESNTRIVKWSDGSMSLHLGKEVFDIYKAPLQDNLNQLFIREDTGLRGQAIFKSKLTFRPHCTDGATYKKMTLSFGTRSSKTQIRILPMAGRDPEWPCPDLIKIQKKELRVSTPRKVRLQRKNQRQKNQQRTDPVSTIQKPKHDVEEEEVVVVGEGEDGRSQASSLVATKSRQQGAANEKQAPSSSDCNHEGLEEHEARGLLKAKRLGSDQGDKPFRREQGRKRKTEE, from the exons ATGGATCTGTTTGGAGAGATAGATGACGTTTCCTCAGAGAGCGACGAGGACCAGCGAGCACCTGCTCCAAGACGGCCTGTC AGCACAGCTGGAACTTGTGGAGTGCCTCAGAACCAGCAGGTGGAACGCCGCATCTCTGAAACCAGAGTGAGAATAGCAGTTCCCAGCATCAAGTCCGACTTGGGAAATGAGTTGTATTTTGTTAAACTACCCAGATTTCTCAGGATAGAACCCAA ACCATTTGATCCTCAGCATTATGAAGATGAGTTTGACGATGAGAAAGAGCTCTACGAGGAAGACAAAACGAGGTTAAAACTAAAG GTCGAAAATACTATACGCTGGAGGATGTGCCGGGATCAAGAAGGTTCTAAAACTAAAGAAAGCAATACTCGGATAGTCAAGTGGTCAGATGGAAG CATGTCCCTGCATTTAGGCAAGGAAGTGTTCGATATCTACAAAGCCCCCCTGCAGGACAATCTAAACCAACTGTTTATACGGGAAGACACTGGGCTCCGAGGACAGGCCATCTTTAAATCCAAACTTACCTTTAG ACCTCACTGTACAGACGGTGCCACATATAAAAAGATGACCCTTTCATTTGGGACCAGAAGTTCAAAGACACAGATTAGAATCCTCCCGATGGCTGGTCGAGATCCTGAATGGCCATGCCCAGATTTGATCAAG atacagAAGAAAGAACTGAGGGTATCTACTCCCCGAAAAGTCCGTCTGCAGAGGAAGAACCAGAGGCAGAAGAACCAGCAGCGTACAGATCCAGTTTCCACCATCCAGAAGCCTAAGCATGATGTcgaagaggaggaggtggtggtggtgggagagggagaagacGGGCGAAgccaggcctccagcctggttgccaCTAAGAGCCGTCAGCAGGGTGCAGCCAACG AGAAACAAGCCCCATCTTCTTCAGATTGCAATCACGAGGGACTGGAAGAACATGAAGCCAGAGGGTTACTCAAAGCAAAGAGACTCGGGAGTGACCAAG GAGACAAGCCCTTCAGGagagaacaaggaagaaagaggaagactgaAGAGTAA